The Fervidibacillus albus genome contains a region encoding:
- a CDS encoding glycosyltransferase family 8 protein, with product MINILVTLNANYIPPLKVMLHSLFSKNKNESFHVYLMHSSLSEAQIHDLQQFFEQYGQHFHPIFVDHKQFQNAPVFRHYTVEMYYRLAAHRFLPDSVDRILYLDPDIVVINPIKDFYKTDFEDNLFIASEHEHTTKLVQPINKFRLKTPSAKGYFNTGVLLMNISLMKKLIRMDEIYSFIEENKRLLILPDQDILNGLYWDKIKPVDSFRYNYDARYFELAKLYPMYKKDLIWIKKNTLFIHYCGKDKPWHKNYKGTLGLFYNYFEEKMKKK from the coding sequence ATGATTAATATTCTCGTAACTTTAAATGCGAACTATATCCCTCCGTTAAAGGTTATGCTTCATTCTTTGTTTTCGAAAAATAAAAACGAATCTTTCCATGTATATTTAATGCACTCGTCATTATCCGAGGCACAAATTCATGATTTACAACAATTTTTCGAACAGTACGGACAACATTTTCACCCGATTTTCGTCGACCATAAGCAGTTTCAAAATGCCCCGGTTTTCCGCCACTATACGGTGGAAATGTATTACCGATTAGCAGCTCACCGATTTTTACCCGATTCGGTCGATCGAATTCTTTACTTAGATCCGGATATCGTCGTAATTAATCCGATTAAAGATTTTTACAAAACCGATTTTGAAGATAATTTATTTATTGCCTCGGAACACGAACATACGACGAAACTCGTTCAACCGATTAATAAATTTCGATTAAAAACTCCATCGGCAAAGGGGTATTTCAACACGGGCGTTTTATTAATGAACATCAGTTTGATGAAAAAACTAATACGGATGGATGAAATATATTCTTTCATTGAAGAAAATAAACGGTTATTAATTTTACCGGATCAAGATATTTTAAACGGACTCTATTGGGATAAAATTAAACCGGTGGATAGTTTCCGTTACAATTACGATGCCCGTTATTTTGAACTTGCCAAATTGTATCCGATGTATAAGAAGGATTTAATTTGGATCAAAAAAAACACATTGTTTATCCATTACTGTGGAAAGGACAAACCGTGGCATAAAAATTACAAAGGAACGCTCGGACTGTTTTACAACTATTTTGAGGAAAAGATGAAAAAGAAATAG
- a CDS encoding PaaI family thioesterase, which yields MKETIVHAIQDDYADEFSWCYGCGRLNEHGHHFRTGWDGNRTVTYYEPKKEHMAVPGFVYGGLIASLIDCHSTGSASLALHRKNGHEPGDRTEPPRFVTASLKVDYVKPTPQNTTLTAIGSVTEIHPKKWRVYTELYAGQTLCAKGDVTVVVMPDTFLKKP from the coding sequence GTGAAAGAAACGATCGTTCATGCCATTCAAGATGATTATGCAGACGAGTTTTCCTGGTGTTACGGTTGCGGAAGATTGAATGAACACGGCCACCATTTCCGAACGGGGTGGGATGGGAATCGGACTGTAACGTATTACGAGCCGAAAAAGGAACATATGGCCGTGCCTGGATTTGTATACGGTGGTTTGATCGCTTCATTGATCGACTGCCATAGTACCGGTTCCGCTTCCCTTGCCCTCCACCGAAAAAACGGACACGAACCGGGGGATAGGACGGAACCGCCGCGATTTGTGACCGCTTCTTTGAAGGTAGATTACGTAAAGCCAACACCGCAAAATACGACTTTAACGGCAATCGGATCGGTAACGGAAATTCATCCGAAAAAGTGGCGGGTGTACACGGAGCTATATGCAGGCCAAACCCTTTGTGCAAAGGGGGATGTTACCGTCGTCGTTATGCCAGACACTTTTTTGAAAAAACCGTAA
- a CDS encoding DUF4430 domain-containing protein codes for MKKWFVLFLTIFLTLSFFGCSPDPVVPDENEQTIETDENLQIEQVETEKQTSVEKETTNGENENAKQEQVEKSVQEKSDKTKERTVEISEQENEKEQTSSEADESKNESTSASEGENPEQTEKSTEPQDTVTITIVGLDGPIIPSTKVNINSDDTVLSVTIRLLKEKGIQYEYSGKGATAYVHGIDNLYEMDEGPLSGWLYKRNGTIVSRSAGAEPVQNGDLIEWFYTEDYTKY; via the coding sequence ATGAAGAAATGGTTCGTTCTTTTTTTAACGATCTTTTTAACCCTTTCCTTCTTCGGTTGTAGTCCCGATCCCGTAGTCCCAGATGAAAATGAACAGACAATCGAAACGGATGAAAACTTACAAATTGAACAGGTGGAAACGGAAAAACAAACAAGTGTGGAAAAGGAAACGACAAACGGAGAAAACGAAAATGCCAAGCAAGAACAAGTAGAAAAATCTGTCCAAGAGAAAAGTGATAAAACAAAAGAACGTACCGTTGAAATAAGTGAACAAGAAAATGAAAAAGAACAGACGTCATCGGAAGCAGATGAATCAAAAAACGAATCGACATCAGCTAGTGAAGGAGAAAATCCCGAGCAAACGGAGAAGTCAACGGAACCACAAGACACCGTTACCATTACCATTGTCGGATTAGACGGCCCGATTATTCCTTCAACAAAAGTGAACATAAACTCAGATGATACGGTATTAAGTGTAACGATTCGCTTACTGAAGGAAAAAGGCATTCAATACGAATATAGTGGAAAAGGAGCAACCGCCTATGTACATGGAATAGACAATTTATATGAAATGGACGAAGGTCCGTTAAGCGGTTGGCTGTACAAAAGAAACGGAACGATTGTTAGTCGGAGCGCAGGTGCTGAACCTGTACAAAACGGG
- the zupT gene encoding zinc transporter ZupT, which produces MGDSVVLAFLLTLLAGLATGIGSILAFFTSTTNTKFLSFALGFSAGVMIYVSMIEIFVKAQDALVSALGEKDGNWAVVGGFFGGMILIALIDKFIPQQTNPHEIKKVEEVQSLGVTKDPSLMKMGTFTALAIGIHNFPEGIATFASALQDPKLGVAITVAIAIHNIPEGIAVSAPIYFATGSKKKAFRLSFLSGLSEPIGALAAFFVLMPFLNDVIFGLIFSSVAGIMVFISLDELMPAAKKYDEAHTSIYGLIGGMAVMAVSLLLFI; this is translated from the coding sequence ATGGGAGATTCCGTCGTGCTAGCCTTTTTATTAACGCTATTAGCAGGCCTTGCAACAGGAATCGGAAGTATTTTAGCATTTTTTACATCCACGACGAATACGAAATTTTTATCCTTCGCCCTCGGTTTTTCCGCGGGTGTAATGATCTACGTTTCGATGATTGAAATTTTTGTAAAAGCACAAGATGCCCTCGTATCCGCATTAGGGGAAAAGGATGGAAATTGGGCGGTCGTTGGAGGATTTTTCGGTGGGATGATTTTAATTGCTCTAATTGATAAATTTATTCCGCAACAAACAAACCCCCACGAAATTAAAAAAGTGGAAGAAGTGCAATCGTTAGGTGTAACGAAGGATCCTTCTTTGATGAAAATGGGGACGTTTACTGCACTGGCAATCGGTATTCATAATTTCCCAGAAGGAATCGCCACATTCGCCTCCGCGTTACAAGATCCAAAACTCGGGGTTGCTATAACGGTCGCCATTGCGATTCATAACATTCCAGAGGGGATTGCCGTCTCCGCACCCATTTATTTTGCCACGGGTAGTAAGAAAAAAGCGTTCCGATTGTCGTTCCTTTCCGGTTTATCGGAGCCGATCGGAGCTTTGGCTGCCTTTTTCGTATTGATGCCTTTTTTAAATGATGTCATATTCGGTCTAATTTTTTCGTCAGTTGCCGGTATTATGGTGTTTATCTCTTTAGATGAATTGATGCCTGCTGCAAAAAAATACGATGAAGCCCATACTTCCATATACGGATTAATCGGTGGGATGGCGGTGATGGCAGTCAGTCTTTTATTATTTATTTAA
- the uraA gene encoding uracil permease has translation MEQQEIQVHEKLPFLKSLPLSLQHLFAMFGSTVLVPILFGVDPATILLMNGIGTLLYIFITKGKIPAYLGSSFAFISPVFAILSAHSGEDGYSYALGGFFMIGVVLVIVGLLVKAVGTTWLDVLFPPAAMGAIVAIIGLELVPVAAEMAGLIAPANAPENWVPDPKTVTVALLTLSITIVSWVTLRGFLKIIPILIGIVSGYIIAFFFGLVDFSSVQEASILSVPQFYQMKWSFSDIFVILPAALVLIPEHIGHLFVTGNIVKKDLAKDPGLDRSLMGNGISTILSSFIGSTPNTTYGENIGVLAITRVYSTWIIGGAAVIAIILSFFGKLAALISSIPTAVMGGISLLLFGIIGASGIRMLVESKVDYSKSQNLILTSVVLVIGLSGATIQIDNVELKGMGLATIVAIVLSLFFKVLDVLKLSNE, from the coding sequence ATGGAACAACAGGAAATTCAAGTTCACGAAAAATTACCTTTTTTAAAAAGCTTGCCTTTAAGTTTACAGCATTTATTTGCCATGTTCGGTTCAACGGTACTCGTTCCCATTTTATTTGGTGTCGATCCGGCTACCATTTTACTTATGAACGGGATTGGCACATTGCTTTACATTTTCATTACGAAGGGGAAAATTCCCGCTTACCTCGGTTCAAGTTTCGCCTTCATCTCACCAGTTTTCGCCATATTAAGTGCCCATTCCGGGGAAGACGGGTACAGCTATGCCCTCGGTGGATTTTTTATGATCGGTGTCGTCCTCGTCATCGTCGGTTTACTCGTCAAAGCAGTAGGCACAACTTGGTTAGACGTTCTTTTCCCACCGGCAGCGATGGGGGCAATCGTCGCTATCATCGGACTTGAACTCGTTCCTGTTGCCGCAGAAATGGCTGGACTAATTGCACCTGCCAATGCACCGGAAAACTGGGTTCCGGATCCAAAAACCGTTACAGTAGCTTTGTTAACGTTAAGTATTACAATCGTTTCTTGGGTTACATTACGAGGCTTTTTAAAAATCATTCCAATATTGATTGGCATTGTTAGTGGCTATATAATCGCCTTCTTCTTCGGATTAGTCGATTTTTCTTCCGTCCAAGAGGCATCCATCCTCTCCGTTCCGCAGTTTTATCAAATGAAATGGAGTTTCTCGGATATTTTCGTCATCCTCCCCGCAGCTTTAGTTTTAATACCAGAACATATCGGACATTTATTTGTTACCGGAAATATCGTGAAAAAAGACTTGGCAAAGGATCCTGGGCTTGATCGCTCACTCATGGGGAACGGCATATCAACCATCCTTTCCAGCTTCATCGGCTCCACACCGAATACGACGTACGGTGAAAATATCGGTGTTCTCGCCATTACTCGAGTCTACTCAACATGGATCATCGGTGGAGCGGCGGTAATCGCCATCATCCTATCGTTTTTCGGAAAACTGGCTGCCCTCATTTCTTCCATTCCGACGGCAGTTATGGGCGGGATTTCCCTTCTCCTTTTCGGAATTATCGGTGCAAGTGGTATTCGGATGTTAGTCGAATCAAAGGTTGACTACAGCAAATCCCAAAATTTAATTTTGACAAGTGTCGTCCTCGTCATCGGTTTGAGTGGGGCTACGATTCAAATCGATAATGTTGAATTAAAGGGGATGGGATTGGCTACGATCGTCGCCATCGTTTTAAGTTTGTTTTTCAAAGTCTTAGACGTATTGAAATTATCGAATGAATAA
- a CDS encoding LTA synthase family protein — protein sequence MENRWKIDGLLLYFISSFIYLEGLLKFLIGEAIFSSNTVLILLFTILYAFLSFFIVNIFPKRYKFKLSVTILIILGIIFSSQFIYFRFFKTYYSIYSAKNGGQIVQFWQEIVLSLWHHLIPIILIFLPAFILIAFGKRVLSFRRLSFVAHVSILSIASVFYIISIIFIHFSDRHLYSTFDLYYRNNDPNVSVAKLGLLTTMRLDLQRQLTNWSPTLSGPMSIEIYTKSDVPKQKDTESISPVDEYSTDEQEQIRYEPQILKIDFDRLIQGETNDEIKQMHQYFSHVQPTYTNAFTGKFSGYNLIFITAEGFSPYAVHKDVTPTLYKFVHEGYQFPNFYTPIWGVSTSDGEYVATVGLIPKSGVWSFYESSKNELPFALGNQLKKRGYKTVAYHNHTYDYYRRDVSHPNMGYDYKGVGNGLKVKETWPESDLEMMQVTIPEYIDDEPFHAYYMTVSGHLRYSFTGNYIAYKNKKFVEHLPYSDEGKAYIATQVELDRALEYLLRQLKERGIADRTLIALSADHYPYGLKKDTIDELAGHEVEENFELYKNHFILYTEGMDEVVVDEPASSLDIIPTLSNLLGLPYDSRLLMGRDLFSESEPLVIFQNRSFITDQGRYNSITNVFHSATGKNPGEKYVKQISNLVNEKFYYSAKILETDYYSFISKALE from the coding sequence ATGGAAAATCGATGGAAAATTGACGGATTGCTCCTTTACTTTATATCGTCCTTTATATATTTGGAAGGGTTGCTGAAATTTTTGATCGGAGAAGCGATTTTTTCGTCGAATACAGTGTTGATCCTTCTTTTTACAATCCTGTACGCTTTCTTATCGTTTTTTATCGTCAATATATTCCCAAAACGTTACAAATTTAAACTGTCCGTTACAATTTTAATCATTTTAGGTATCATTTTTTCTTCCCAATTTATTTATTTTCGTTTTTTTAAAACGTACTATTCCATTTACTCTGCGAAAAACGGCGGACAAATTGTTCAATTTTGGCAAGAGATTGTTTTATCCCTTTGGCATCATCTAATTCCGATTATTTTAATTTTCCTCCCTGCGTTCATTTTGATCGCCTTTGGAAAGAGGGTTTTGTCTTTTCGAAGGTTATCGTTTGTAGCACACGTTTCCATCCTTTCAATCGCATCCGTATTTTATATAATTTCGATCATTTTTATCCACTTTTCAGATCGGCATTTGTATTCGACGTTTGATTTATATTATCGAAATAATGATCCGAACGTATCCGTTGCAAAATTAGGGTTGTTGACAACGATGCGACTCGATCTGCAAAGACAGCTTACCAATTGGTCCCCAACGTTATCTGGGCCAATGTCCATAGAAATTTATACGAAATCGGATGTTCCAAAACAAAAAGACACCGAATCGATTTCTCCTGTAGATGAATACAGCACAGATGAGCAAGAACAAATCCGATATGAACCACAAATTTTAAAAATCGATTTCGATCGTTTAATTCAAGGTGAAACGAATGACGAAATAAAACAAATGCATCAATATTTTTCACACGTACAACCGACGTATACGAATGCCTTTACGGGGAAATTTTCTGGATACAATTTGATTTTTATTACTGCAGAAGGATTTTCTCCGTACGCCGTTCATAAAGATGTGACGCCGACCCTGTACAAATTCGTGCATGAAGGATATCAATTTCCGAACTTTTATACACCGATTTGGGGGGTTAGCACGTCCGACGGGGAATATGTAGCAACAGTCGGATTAATTCCGAAAAGTGGGGTTTGGAGTTTTTACGAATCATCGAAAAACGAATTGCCGTTTGCATTAGGTAATCAATTAAAAAAGCGGGGATACAAAACGGTCGCGTACCATAACCATACGTACGATTATTACCGTCGGGATGTGTCCCATCCGAATATGGGATACGATTATAAAGGCGTTGGAAACGGTTTGAAAGTGAAGGAGACGTGGCCGGAATCCGATTTAGAAATGATGCAAGTGACAATTCCAGAGTACATCGACGACGAACCGTTCCATGCTTACTATATGACGGTAAGTGGGCATTTACGTTATTCGTTTACTGGAAATTACATCGCCTATAAAAACAAAAAATTCGTCGAACATCTTCCTTATTCCGATGAAGGAAAGGCGTACATTGCTACTCAAGTGGAACTCGATCGAGCCTTGGAATATTTATTACGTCAATTGAAAGAGCGAGGGATTGCCGACCGGACGTTAATCGCCTTAAGCGCTGATCATTATCCGTACGGGTTAAAGAAGGATACGATCGATGAATTAGCCGGGCATGAAGTGGAGGAAAACTTTGAACTATACAAAAACCATTTTATTTTGTATACGGAAGGGATGGATGAAGTAGTCGTCGACGAACCCGCTTCCAGTTTAGACATTATCCCAACTTTGTCGAATCTCCTCGGTCTCCCTTACGATTCTAGACTTTTGATGGGGCGCGACCTCTTTTCCGAATCGGAACCCCTTGTTATTTTTCAAAATAGGAGTTTTATTACCGATCAAGGGCGGTACAATTCGATTACGAACGTGTTCCATTCTGCAACGGGAAAAAATCCGGGGGAAAAATACGTAAAACAAATTTCCAATCTCGTTAACGAAAAATTTTACTACTCGGCAAAAATTTTAGAAACGGATTATTATTCCTTCATCTCAAAGGCATTGGAATAG
- a CDS encoding catalase, whose translation MSNKRLTTSWGAPVGDNQNSITAGSQGPTLIQDVHLLEKLAHFNRERVPERVVHAKGGGAHGYFEVTNDMAKYTKAKVFNGTGTRTPVFVRFSTVAGELGSADTVRDPRGFAVKFYTEDGNYDIVGNNTPIFFIRDAIKFPDFIHTQKRDPKTHLKNPTAMWDFWSLSPESLHQVTYLFGDRGIPLTWRHMNGYGSHTFKWVNENGEAVWVKYHFKTNQGVKNMDPELAVKIAGENPDYHVQDLYNAIEKGEFPSWTLYVQIMPYEDAKTYKWNPFDVTKIWSHKDYPLIEVGKMVLNRNPLNYFAEVEQAAFSPGTLVPGVEPSPDKMLQGRLFAYHDTQRYRIGANFNQLPINQPKVPVNHYQRDGAMNPGTNGEGAVYYEPNSFDGPKEDQKAKIAPFEVSGFADSVAYNDDDHYTQAGDLYRLMSEEEKSRLVKSIVDSLKMVEKEDIKLRQIEHFYKADPDYGTRVAEGLGLSVPETVR comes from the coding sequence ATGTCAAATAAACGTTTAACAACGAGTTGGGGAGCGCCTGTTGGAGATAACCAAAATTCCATCACTGCTGGCTCTCAAGGTCCAACATTAATACAAGATGTTCATCTTTTGGAAAAGCTTGCCCATTTTAACCGGGAGCGTGTTCCGGAGCGGGTCGTCCATGCGAAAGGTGGGGGCGCCCACGGCTATTTTGAAGTAACGAACGACATGGCGAAATATACAAAAGCAAAAGTATTTAATGGTACTGGAACGAGAACCCCAGTCTTTGTAAGATTTTCTACCGTTGCAGGGGAATTAGGTTCTGCCGATACGGTTCGAGACCCAAGGGGATTTGCCGTCAAATTTTATACGGAAGATGGAAATTACGATATCGTTGGAAATAATACACCGATTTTCTTCATTCGTGATGCCATTAAGTTTCCTGATTTTATCCATACGCAAAAACGAGATCCGAAAACCCATTTGAAAAACCCGACCGCTATGTGGGATTTTTGGAGTTTGTCCCCTGAGTCTTTACACCAGGTTACATACCTTTTCGGTGACCGAGGTATTCCATTAACATGGCGACATATGAATGGCTATGGAAGTCATACGTTTAAGTGGGTAAATGAAAATGGAGAAGCCGTTTGGGTTAAATACCACTTCAAAACGAATCAAGGGGTCAAAAACATGGATCCAGAACTAGCCGTCAAAATCGCAGGAGAAAATCCAGATTACCATGTACAAGATTTATACAATGCGATTGAAAAAGGAGAATTCCCATCTTGGACGTTGTATGTACAAATCATGCCTTATGAAGATGCCAAAACGTATAAATGGAATCCCTTTGACGTGACGAAAATTTGGTCCCATAAAGATTACCCGTTAATCGAAGTCGGAAAAATGGTGTTAAACCGAAATCCGTTGAACTATTTTGCAGAAGTCGAACAAGCTGCGTTTTCTCCTGGTACATTAGTTCCCGGTGTGGAACCGTCTCCGGACAAAATGTTGCAAGGACGGTTATTTGCTTACCATGACACCCAAAGATACCGAATCGGAGCCAACTTCAATCAATTGCCGATTAATCAGCCAAAAGTACCGGTCAACCATTACCAACGGGATGGCGCGATGAATCCTGGAACGAACGGAGAAGGAGCCGTCTATTATGAACCGAACAGTTTCGACGGTCCGAAAGAAGATCAAAAGGCAAAGATTGCACCGTTTGAAGTGTCCGGTTTTGCCGATAGTGTCGCCTATAACGATGACGACCATTATACGCAAGCAGGCGATTTATATCGATTAATGAGCGAAGAGGAAAAAAGCCGTTTAGTAAAAAGTATCGTCGACTCTTTAAAAATGGTGGAAAAGGAAGACATAAAACTTCGCCAAATCGAACATTTCTACAAAGCGGATCCAGATTATGGAACCCGTGTAGCTGAAGGTCTCGGTCTTTCCGTTCCTGAAACCGTCCGATAA
- a CDS encoding DUF4430 domain-containing protein has protein sequence MNAKGQLVRVVSVFIATLLLVTQFVMAQPIHVFAENIQNGAMVTVLDRDGEPIISTKAVSFEDGDTAKELLESVAEVVTFESTEYGPFLTGIDGHFPDDTDYWGFFINGESSMVGVADYTVQHGDHILFKIVDGSMWPPASVNVTVTAVDGEGQVVIPETDLSVVEGGTAYDALLQAAKTNGVNVEISIDSEWLAMLTGLNDIPLGDTEFWTTYMNGQSMQVGLSAYQLHECDRLYVTVASFAGDGFPSTIEEEVEKSKNCPSTGEENETPTDGNENQTGSDENISEVIDQVDQYLQSTSSLDWYAYIAYASLGKEIPDSVIEQTVEEIESVNGVFRNVTDLEKAILILTAAGKDASQVAGYDLIDLLVNHERMTNQGNNGVILALLALDGGNYPISENAEWTREKLIREIISSQLDSGGWSLFGDTPSTDITGFALAALSPYKDREDVQNSIEKAVQWLSNIQAETGGFDEDFNGGEASESIAQVIVGLTANGIDPTGDQFTKSEGNLVQRLLSFFKDDGGFAHLPSDEDANAISSNQALLALTAYKNYLEGNGSVFQFRDLSNSLDPISDTTVSDEETETQSTAEKSDGKTLPNTATSNEQILLFGILLVLFAMFSYQLYRKSYSK, from the coding sequence TTGAATGCAAAAGGACAATTGGTAAGGGTCGTAAGCGTTTTCATCGCTACGCTCTTGCTCGTAACCCAATTCGTAATGGCCCAACCGATCCATGTATTTGCGGAAAATATACAAAATGGTGCCATGGTTACGGTATTGGATCGGGATGGGGAGCCCATTATTTCAACAAAAGCCGTTTCCTTTGAAGATGGTGATACGGCAAAAGAACTTTTGGAAAGCGTAGCCGAAGTTGTCACCTTTGAATCAACGGAATACGGGCCTTTTTTAACGGGAATTGATGGACATTTTCCCGATGATACCGATTATTGGGGATTTTTTATTAACGGAGAATCATCCATGGTTGGAGTAGCCGATTATACCGTTCAACACGGAGATCATATTTTGTTTAAAATTGTTGACGGATCCATGTGGCCACCTGCTTCCGTTAATGTGACGGTAACAGCGGTGGACGGCGAAGGACAAGTCGTGATTCCTGAAACGGACCTTTCCGTTGTGGAAGGGGGAACGGCTTATGATGCCCTTTTACAGGCCGCAAAGACGAATGGTGTGAACGTAGAAATTTCCATTGATTCCGAATGGCTTGCGATGCTTACCGGACTGAACGATATCCCTTTAGGTGATACGGAATTCTGGACGACGTATATGAATGGCCAGTCGATGCAAGTCGGTTTATCTGCTTATCAATTACATGAATGTGACCGTCTATACGTAACGGTTGCGTCATTCGCCGGTGACGGTTTTCCATCGACAATTGAAGAAGAAGTCGAAAAAAGTAAAAATTGTCCGAGTACCGGTGAAGAAAATGAAACGCCAACGGACGGAAACGAAAACCAAACCGGATCCGATGAAAATATTAGCGAAGTAATCGATCAAGTCGATCAATATTTACAATCAACATCTTCTTTAGATTGGTATGCATACATTGCTTACGCTTCTTTAGGAAAAGAAATTCCCGATTCTGTTATTGAACAAACGGTGGAAGAAATCGAATCCGTAAATGGGGTTTTCCGTAATGTCACGGATTTAGAAAAAGCAATTCTTATATTAACCGCTGCAGGGAAGGATGCGAGTCAAGTGGCCGGTTACGATTTAATCGACCTACTTGTTAACCACGAACGAATGACGAATCAAGGGAATAATGGAGTCATTCTTGCACTCCTTGCCTTGGATGGAGGGAATTATCCCATCTCTGAAAATGCCGAATGGACGCGAGAAAAATTGATTCGTGAAATAATAAGTAGCCAACTCGACTCCGGTGGATGGTCTCTTTTCGGTGATACACCGAGCACGGATATTACCGGCTTTGCTTTAGCAGCTCTTTCCCCGTACAAAGATCGCGAAGACGTTCAAAACTCAATCGAGAAAGCTGTCCAATGGCTCTCTAACATACAGGCGGAAACAGGCGGATTCGATGAAGATTTCAACGGAGGAGAAGCAAGCGAATCGATTGCCCAAGTAATCGTCGGTTTAACTGCAAACGGAATCGATCCGACCGGTGACCAATTTACCAAATCGGAAGGAAATTTAGTTCAAAGATTGCTCTCCTTCTTCAAAGATGATGGCGGGTTTGCCCATCTACCTTCAGACGAGGATGCGAATGCCATTTCTTCTAACCAAGCATTGTTAGCATTGACCGCTTATAAAAATTATCTTGAAGGGAACGGATCCGTTTTTCAATTCCGTGATCTTTCCAATTCTCTAGACCCGATCTCTGATACGACGGTATCGGATGAAGAAACCGAAACGCAATCCACAGCGGAAAAAAGTGACGGAAAAACTTTACCGAACACTGCGACATCGAATGAACAAATTCTGTTGTTCGGTATCTTACTCGTTCTCTTTGCAATGTTCAGTTATCAACTGTATCGAAAATCATATAGTAAATAA
- the pepT gene encoding peptidase T — protein MKDDLIKRLTSYAKVDTQSDENSPSCPSTPGQLTLLNKLVDELNTIGMEEVSIDENGYVFATLPANTKKDVPVIGFLAHVDTATDFTGKNVQPQIVSDYDGKDIVLNEKLGVVLSPKDFPNLANYKGHTLITTDGTTLLGADDKAGVAEIMTAMDYLIQHPEIKHGKIRVAFTPDEEIGRGPHKFDVERFGANFAYTVDGGPIGELQYESFNAASAKITIKGNNIHPGSAKNKMVNSMKIGMELQSMLPSKEAPEYTEGYEGFYHLLSFCGDVEKTKMEYIIRDHDRKKFEEKKRTIAQIVDQLRETYGEDTFTLDMNDQYYNMKEKIEPVRQVLDYARDAMERLGIQPVIEPIRGGTDGSQLSYMGLPTPNLFTGGENFHGKYEFISVDNMIKATEVIIEIIKTFEERA, from the coding sequence TTGAAAGACGATTTAATAAAACGACTGACTTCCTACGCGAAAGTGGATACCCAATCGGATGAAAACAGTCCGAGTTGTCCTTCCACTCCCGGGCAATTGACGTTGTTAAACAAACTCGTCGATGAACTGAATACCATCGGAATGGAAGAAGTATCTATCGATGAAAATGGATATGTATTTGCCACATTACCGGCGAATACGAAAAAAGACGTACCTGTAATCGGATTTTTAGCCCACGTTGATACGGCGACCGATTTTACAGGAAAAAACGTCCAACCACAAATCGTTTCGGATTATGATGGAAAAGATATCGTTTTAAATGAAAAGTTAGGCGTCGTCCTTTCGCCAAAGGATTTCCCGAATTTGGCGAACTATAAAGGACATACGTTAATTACGACGGACGGGACGACACTCCTCGGGGCTGACGATAAAGCAGGCGTCGCAGAAATTATGACGGCGATGGATTATTTGATTCAACACCCAGAAATCAAACACGGAAAAATCCGAGTCGCCTTCACGCCGGATGAAGAAATCGGTCGAGGTCCTCATAAATTTGATGTCGAGCGATTCGGAGCAAACTTCGCATATACGGTCGATGGCGGACCAATCGGGGAATTGCAATACGAAAGTTTCAATGCCGCTAGCGCGAAAATTACGATTAAAGGGAATAATATTCACCCCGGTTCCGCTAAAAATAAAATGGTTAATTCGATGAAAATCGGCATGGAATTACAAAGCATGTTACCTTCGAAGGAAGCACCGGAATATACGGAAGGCTATGAAGGATTTTACCATTTATTGTCCTTCTGCGGGGATGTGGAAAAAACGAAGATGGAATACATTATTCGTGACCACGACCGGAAAAAGTTTGAAGAGAAAAAAAGGACGATCGCCCAAATTGTCGACCAACTTCGGGAAACGTACGGGGAAGACACTTTCACCCTCGATATGAATGACCAATATTACAATATGAAAGAAAAGATTGAACCGGTTCGACAAGTGTTAGATTATGCCCGGGATGCGATGGAAAGGCTCGGCATCCAACCGGTAATCGAGCCGATTCGTGGAGGTACGGACGGTTCACAACTTTCCTATATGGGATTACCGACACCGAATCTTTTTACCGGCGGCGAAAACTTTCACGGAAAATACGAATTTATCTCAGTCGACAATATGATCAAAGCAACGGAAGTGATTATTGAAATTATTAAAACATTTGAAGAACGGGCATAA